The Impatiens glandulifera chromosome 8, dImpGla2.1, whole genome shotgun sequence genome includes a window with the following:
- the LOC124913279 gene encoding uncharacterized protein LOC124913279, with amino-acid sequence MILTFHIWKSLASSTNDCILNIQFPSQRNDSNCVQGNWGGFLEANCCVVPFDGYLHALGERANKTGQIFLNMTEQVNCLASMKTKQDDVLNCGIQKLTSGEGGCSDYSVIDVINKLENFENMLEESCDLGSDDLSGEACGSCLRMWEEMGEKGEDDICRFAVLVTVTSRGIYEEKWIKELYGCLQGQNRLSMGNGIHTF; translated from the coding sequence ATGATCTTGACCTTCCATATTTGGAAGTCTCTAGCATCATCAACCAATGACTGCATCTTAAATATTCAATTTCCTTCTCAacgaaatgattcaaattgtgTTCAAGGTAACTGGGGAGGATTCTTGGAAGCAAATTGTTGTGTTGTTCCTTTTGATGGTTATCTACATGCATTAGGAGAAAGAGCCAACAAAACAGGGCAGATATTTCTTAATATGACAGAGCAAGTCAACTGCTTGGCTTCAATGAAAACTAAGCAAGATGATGTTCTCAATTGTGGGATTCAGAAGCTAACAAGTGGAGAAGGCGGTTGTTCAGATTATTCTGTAATAGATGTGATAAATAAGCTCGAAAACTTTGAGAATATGTTGGAGGAAAGTTGTGATCTTGGTAGCGATGATTTGTCGGGTGAGGCTTGTGGTTCTTGTTTAAGGATGTGGGAAGAAATGGGAGAGAAAGGGGAGGATGATATTTGTAGATTTGCAGTTCTTGTAACGGTAACTAGCCGTGGAATTTATGAGGAGAAATGGATCAAGGAACTTTATGGTTGTCTACAAGGGCAAAACCGCCTTTCTATGGGTAATGGAATACATACATTCTAA